The following nucleotide sequence is from Apium graveolens cultivar Ventura chromosome 4, ASM990537v1, whole genome shotgun sequence.
CCCTGTCTCAACTAGGCCATTCTTAAACCTTTTAGCAGATTAAGCTATCAATTTCACCGCACTACTGTTATCACAGTCCTCCCGTTTAAAACCTCCTGGACAAAAATTCATTTTCTAAAGCCTAACAGGAACTCCATTTGCAGTCCAACCATGCCAGACTAATGAGGTTAAGACCTCTATTTTACAGAATAGAACCATAAATCATATATGACAGGGTTGACTATGTGTACTTATCATACAGACCACATCATCAATGGTAGTACGACTAACAGTCACCATTGAGCAACTAAATTAGGTAGCAATGATTCCCATGAACATTTTTAATCTATACTACACTATTAAAGCCGAACTATTACATGTTTGGTAGTCTGTCGGTCCTTGCAGCTGGATTTTAACATAAAACTCTGAATTAGTTGGTATTCTGGCCTGGtcaaaaaataaattaattaatttcaaaaaaatgAAAACTAAAATCTTAGAAGTAGGTCAGTGAATTGGTTCGggttatataaaaaaaatatagatCTGGCTGGATTAAAGTAATAATTATGGACTTCTGAAAATAAGATCATAGGCTCAGCCagatttaaataataaaaaataaattttcgGATATAGATATATAGACAAATGATCAATTAGAAACTAAACTTAAAATGAAAACTAAAAACTAATCTAAGtcattagatcaatctaatctaatggtccccctaaAAGCACCACACCCAACTAATCTGCACACTCCCACACACAATCTcagcttttcccctccgtttttaatttaatttttcccGTTAAACGGTAAGTTTTTTTTGtaaatccgacttcactgtatttttctccatctctcaacgatcgatttgcataccatatgtgttatatttcgaagtaatttaaaaaaaaaataatttctagtttttattctaaaattgtttctattatatatatacataattaaaTTGAACAATCTCCTTTCAAACTAAGATTATTACTAATATTATTATAATCAGATTAAAAACATATAGTTGCGTTAAAGAAAAAAGATGGGTTTTAATTTAAAAAGTAACACATAAACGTATCAGACATGGTTATTATAAGTGCATAAGAAGATTCAAATTGAGATAAAGACATGAAagaattaaaattaaaagaatAAAAGATCCTCAAATAATATTCTTGGTCACAGACACATTGATCCTCAAATGTCACCAAAAAGAGGAATCATGCCTTTTTCTGGATTATCATCATCTACAAGGTGCTTAGTTGATGTGGAGGAGATCCACGAGGAAGAAGAAGAGATTAAGATTTAGATTGCTTACTTGAAGTAGGAGAGGTCCAGGAGGAAGAAGACAAAGAAGTTAAGGGTGCTGATGACCCTAATGATAATATTCTTAAATCAGGAAATGCATATTACTGCATTCGGAGAAGAGGGAGAATAGACAAGGGAGCTTCTCTCAAGCTATTTCTGTATTGCATGCTGTATACTGCTTGGTGAAAGAAGCAATAGAAGAACCTAAACATGGAATTACATCATCAGAGAGGTGTTTACTTCTCCTTAATTAAGGATAAGATGCTACAACTGGGAAACTGTGTCGTAGTTAAGACTTGTTAAAACGTCACCTAGGTGTCACCTAGTCAGTCGCCTAGGCGGAAAGACGGTAAAAATTGAAAAGCGTCTTGATTTTAATAGGTTAGACGAATTAGGCGGCGCCTAGGCAATTTAGGGAGTGATTAGGCGAGTTAGGCAACGCCTAGGCGAGTTAGGCGATGCCTAGGCGTACATTAGGTGAGTTACACGTTCAACTATATATAGTtgtataaaataattttttgtttttaatttgtgATTTGACTTTGCTTATTTTCGTGTTTATGTGGTTAATTTTATGAAGTTCTAACATTAAACCATCATACTCATAACAAAAGTCtcaaaattaaataattaaaagttaataaaatctATTTGTTTCAATCAAATAATCTAATCTTTACATAAATGCACCTATTGTTAAAATCAATCAAAATATATGTACATTAGTACATAATATCTAATATATACCTCTATATAGTAGAAAGCCAAATTCGCCTAATGGACGCCTAGGCGGTATCGTCTTTGTTCGTTTTTATACCTTACAAGTATGAACTGTGTACTATGATATGAATATATTATATGTGTAGACCTATCAACTCTTTCTTTCATCATCTAGTTTCCGGTTTTTAAGAACCTTGGGGTGGAATAGTAACTGCTAAAAAAGAAAACACCACTTTTACCCACTTCCTTCTTTCTCTAAAGCATGGGCTATTACCTTATTCCACTTCTCTCTACCTCGGCTTTACCTTCCTTACATGCAATAGCTTACCATGTAATCAAGTTTCTACAATACTATATTGACTTGATCAATTCCAGCGTAGAGTGATTCTTAACAAAATTCATGAATTCTGAGTAGATTCGCTCAAAATAGTTACCTTTACTATAATATATACCAATAACTGAAGCTATATGAACCAGTGAAATTAAAGAAGCAGAAAAAGCTTACCGGCTGTGAAAAACAGCACTCCAAAACCATGAGTTCAAGGCTAAGAGCCCGTAGATATGCCAGAGAGCTGCATAGTCATAATATGGGTTCTTAAGTGGTCTTAAGGGCAGCTTGCAGTACAACAAGATGAGAAATGATAGCCAGCCCTGGAAATGCATTGCCAAGTTCATCAAAGAGAGAACAACTGAAGCAGGTTCCTGGAAAACACAAAAATTTGATGCTTACAATCATTAAACATAAAGCAAAAATATCCTACAATATCTTTCTGGAAGGTATATAGAAGCATAAAACATACAGACAAACCTGAATCCCATACACACGTGTAAACGGCCATTTACCATGATATTTAACAGGAGGAAGGTCATATTCTGCTCTAAGTTTCTCTCTGTTAAGCATACAATGGTAACGACACTCACTTTGGCAATCCCATTGTTTCCACCTCAAATACACGGGTTCTGGCTTGTGCAATTTAGCATCCAGAGGGTTATTACTTGCAGATAAATTACATTGTGGAAGACAAACTTCCTTGACACATCCCGTCTGTTTACATTGTTTTACACAAGACCTGTAGAGATATAACTTTGTCACACCGCACTCCTTATATCATTTATGCATCCACACAAAAAGATACTCTGTACTTCAGGGATTCTAAACTTAAAGAACCATGCAAAGTAAGAAAGAACATATGACCACTAAGCATCACCAAGTCATAACTAAATGGTACAACCCATTATCCAATCATGCATTTATTAAGAAAAAGAGTGTTCAATATCAGTTCTCTGCACACTGTTAGAGATTATTCTTTGTATATAATCAGTAACAACACAATTTTGTATAGTAATGGCCATTAAGGTTGAAAGGTAGCATAACAGTGTACCATCACAGTATCACACAAATACACTGCACAGACACGTACCCACAAATACACTGCACAGACACATACATATTATATTAACAATGTTTAATTTGTTGGAATCCTAAAGTACTTGTTTTAGAGTTTGAACAAATTAAATATTGTTAAACACatctcaaatcaaccatgtagtTGTATGGGATAATGATCTACATGGAACACAGAAAGAAAGACTTTAAACTTAATACTTTTCAAACCGCCACATCGCCTCTAAATGTCTTTCTATAATATTGTATATAATTAAAACAAAGAAGAGGCTCAGAACTTACGCATATGCTGGTTCAGCATCACCAGCACTAGCATCAAATGCTCGGAGAATACAGGCTAGCACCACAAAGAAAGTGACACAATAACGATCAACCATCTGGAAAACATATTAATCACAAAGCAGAAGTTAAGTGCGCCACATACCCAACCATCTAAATGTAAGGAAATGAACAAAATTACAATGGcaaattttctgaaaaatgttaatcTCTGGTTTGTGGAAACTAGAAGACAGCTAAGATAATTTATCCATAGCCTTTAGCATCTATCGAGCATTAGGATAAAACATGTCTATGCACACCGCAAGTCATTCATCTGGTTCACCAGTAAATGCTGTCTTAGCAGTATTTATTTACAGTCTGCTCAACATCATGATCACATAACAAGACTTTTCAATCTTCTTCGATTATTATATCGAACAGTTACTTTTTAAAAAAACACAACTAAAAAATGTATTCACATTCCATAAACATGAGCAATATATGAAATATATGATCTACTTCGTAAATATCGACAGATCTTCTTCACAATTGCAATAACAACTCATTTTAACTTAAATTTTCAAACATTACCGGAATTCATAAAACCTCAACTAaattcctctctctctctctctctgttatctctctctcactctcatcAACTTACTGTTCAGTCAATTGGCGAGTTAAAGGAGAAAACAATAACTAAGCATAAATTTACAAATTTAGAAACAGGAACAAAATGATTAAAAACTTAATCAACACATTTTTATGAAACAATATACGATTACAAGAATGGCATACCTTGAATTACGTATTTGGTTAGGGGCAGATCTAGCAGACGTACAGAAAGGAACAATGTAAGAAACAAGGATCTTTAATTATTAAAACCTCCCCCTCCTTAATTTTTTTTCCATACAAATCGTCAGACTTTTATTGCAGTACGAATTTAagattaatatttttttttaagaACAAACGAAaattttatttcttattttattgaattagatccttaatttaataattcgaaagTTAGTTTTGGTTGAATAATGTTATAATTATTGTAAAATACTAACTATATTATAACAATAGCCGGATTAAATGAATGGGTTGAATAGCTGATAAAACAAGAATGCAAGATGCGAGGAATGTTGTTGCTCGGAGATGTGTTTTTATTCATCACAAACGAAGCTATTTATAGCCAAAACAAGAGACAAGGAAATTAAATGCAATGTGAAGATTTCCAAGTCTAAGTCTAGCCTTACTATTTAATCTTTGACAATAACAATCAATTTACAACACTCCCCTTTGATTGTTATTTTGGAATGGATCATATACTGACTCGTTAAAACCTTGTCAAAGAAAAACCCAATGGGATAAAAACTTTGGCAAAGGAAAAAGAGTATAATCTCCCCTTGGAAGAACTAATCATTCTCCAAAATTTTGTTGTAACAAATCCTTGAATCGACGCATTCCAATGTTATGTCGTAACTTCCCAAATGTTGAATTCGGTAATGATTTCGTGAATAAATCAGCAAGGTTGTCACATGATCGAATTTGTTATATATCAATTTCACCATTCTTTTGAAGCtcatgagtgtagaagaattttggtgaaatgtgctccgtcctgtctcctttgatatatccttccttGAGTTGATCAATGCATGCGGTGTTATCCTCAAACATAATGGTAGGACTTCTAGAGATGTCTGATAATCCACATGATTCCTGAATATTCTTGATGATAGATCGCAACCAAACACATTCTCTACTGGCTTCATGAATTGCAATGAGTTCTGAGTGATTAGTTGAGGTTGCCATTGTAGTTTGCTTCGTAGATTTCCAGGAAATGGCTGTACCGCAATatgtaaacacatatccagtttgtgatttaccaaaatgaggatctgacaaATATCCAGCGTCTGCATATCCAATTAACTGAGATGTCGAGTTTTTCGGGAAGAATAATCCAAAGTCTGTTGTTCCACGAAGATAACGGAATATATGTTTGATCCCATTCCAATGCCTGTCCATCGGAGCAGGGCTAAATCTAGCCAATAAATTCACAGCAAATGCAATATCTGACCTTGTATTATTTGCAAGATACATAAGCGCACCAATCACGCCTAGATATGGGATTTCAGGACCAAGAacatcttcatcatcttctcgTGGTCGAAATGGATCTTTATTAGGCTCTAAAGATCTAGCCACCATTGGAGTAGTCAATGGATGAGATTTTTTCATATAAAATCTGTTCAAAACCTTTTCTGTATATGTGGTTTGGTGGAGGAAAATTCATGTTGACAAGTGCTCGACTTGTATCCCAAAATAATATTTTGTctttccaagatctttcatttcaaactctgtCTTTAGGTATATGACATCATCATTAACCTCTGTAGATGTTCCTACAAGatttaaatcatccacatatatagcaataatcacaaaaccagattgtgattttttgataaaaacacaTGGAGAAATTTGGTTACTAATATACCCATTCTTTTGCAAATAACGACTTAGTCTGTTATACTACATACGGCCAGATTGTTTCAgtccatacaatgatcgttgaaGTTTAATGGAGTATATATGACGAGGTTTCTTGAACTCATCCATTTTTAACCCTTCTGGGATTTTCACAAAAATTTCACTATCGAGTGAACCATATAGGTATGCAGTAACGACGTCCATAAGACGTGTTTCCAAATTTTCTTTAGATGTCATACCTAATATAAAACGAAAAGTAATTTCATCCATCACTGACGAGTATGTCTCTTGATAATCAATGTCAGGCCTTTGAGAAAACCCTTGTGCTACAAGTCGGGCTttatatctcataatttcattcttttcatttcgtTTTCTTATAAATACCCATTTATTCCCAACAGGGTTTACACCAATTGGTGTTTAGACAACAGGTCCAAATACTTCTCTTTTACGCAATGAATTTAATTCTGTTTGGATTGcgtctttccattttggccagtcttttctttgacggcattcatccacactttgtggttcaggatcagaatttatgtctacatccaatgctgcggaatacacaaatacatcatcaattatggctttacttcgatcccataatttcatatcatgcacataatttattgaaatttcatgattgtttaatcccatatcttcagaggatggaatctcttcaggagataataccacttcaggggtatttgcttcttctggagcatgtgccacttcagggacaattttctttatttttctttttcgtgGTGCAACATCTTTTGCACCGACCGGTCTACCACGCTTTAGGCGTGGCTTTGATTCTGTAACCAATTCTTTAGTATCTGATTTTTGAATTGGTATATCTATTCTGGCTGGAGTATTTACTGCAGGTATATGAGATTTAGTTATATTTCTAGAATCGTTAAATGCGTTAGGCATTTGGTTTGCAATATTTTGCATATGGataattcttttaacttcaagttcgCATTGACCGGTACGTGGATCTAGAAAATATAGTCCTATTGCATTTCATGATAGGTCAGGATTAACTTTATACGAatgtttatctccccctaagGGAGAAAACATAGACTCGTCAAAATGACAATCTGCATATCTTGCGGTAAATAAATCTCCAGTTAGAGGTTCcagatatctaattatagatgtggaatcAAAACCAACGTAGATACCTATTCTTCTTTGAGCTCCCATCTTCGATCTTTGTGGTGGCGCAATCGGTACATATACAGCACATCCAAAAAAtttgaagtgagaaatattaGGAACTTGACCAAGTACCAGTTGTAGCGGAGAATATTGGTTGTAGGAATTTGGTCTAATCCTAATAATATTAGCAGCATGAAGTATTGCGTGACCCCAAATAGATGTAGGTAATTTTGCTTTCAACAACAGCGGTCTTGCAATAAGTTGGAGTATTTTGATAAAAGACTCGGCTAACCCATTTTGTGTATGTATATGAGAAATTGGGTGTTCAACTGAGATTCCTACAGACATGCAATAGTCGACAAAAGTTGCAGATGTGAATTCGTCGGCATTCTCTAAACGAATTGACTTGATGCAATGATCTGGGAATTGAGctcgtaatttgattatttgggcaagtaattttGCAAAAACATCATTACGAGTTGAGAAAAGACAAACGTGAGACCATCTAGTTGAGGCATCAATTAATACCATGaagtacctaaatgggccagaTGATGGGTGTATAGGTCCACATATGTCGCCTTGGATCCTTTCCAGAAAAGTTGGGCTTTCAAGCTGAACTTTAATAGGGGATGGTCGAGTGATCAATTTTCCTAAAGAACATGCTGAACATGGGAGGTAATTGTTGGAAagaactttaaaatctttaagAGGATGGCCAGTAGAATTCTCTATAATACGACGCATCATAGAGACGCCAGGATGACCTAATCTTTCATGCCAAAGAGTAAAAGATTTTGGATCTATGAGTTTGGAAGCAATGACATTGTGTGACTCAATAGTTCTAATTTTCATCATGTATAATCCTGAAGAAAGTGAGTGAAACTTTTCTAATATTTTCTTGTTGCTAGGATTAGCGGAAGTAATAAGAAGATATTCTCTATCAGCCTCAGAGGTAGTTTCGATGTGAAAATCATTGAGTCGAATATctttaaaactaagaagatttctagTAGACTTACTAGAATATAATGCATTTGAAATGTGTATGTGGGTACCGTTAGGTAGGACGaaactagcttttccaaaaccttcgattatattagatacgccggaaatcgttccgacttgagctttggttttggttatttgggtaaaatacttttggttctgtagaatcatatgagttgtaccacaatcagcaatgcatatatcttcagaatgcattctgtatataattaagaaacataatttatttgataagaacaTAACACACTATATAGTTCAAACAAAATAAAGCACACAAAAATCAAATAAAGCAAGTGTATTTTGCCTAACTCAAAAATAATATGTATTTCAACAAAAATTAAAAATCTATTTAAAAAATTTGGTCTGGATGTAACAGTTGAAAAGAACTAAAATAGTGGGAAATATCAAAATAATAgacataaaatcaaataaaagaTTAATATTTTAATTCAGTTTCAGAGATTCATATTTCTTAAGCAAGTGTATTTTGCCTAACTCAAAGAAAATATGTATTTCaagaaaaaataaaaatctaTTTAAAAAATTTGGTCTGGATGTAACAGTTGAAAAGAACTGAAATAATGAGAAATATCAAAATAATAGACATAAATCAACCGAAAgaaatttgaaattttgaatCGTTTTGAATATAATAGAATCTCAATTGattaataatcaataaattaatagcccgttataaattaatattttcaaTACAAATTTTAATCCCAATATAATAACGATAATATACGTGTAATCTCGATAATCTGATAATTtctataaattaataaaattcatTGGCCCCAacattattaatttatatatcgTTTAAATTTACAACCATTATTTTCATCGACCACTACATAGAGCTGGCCACACGAGCGTGCCGTGTGGGCCGTGCCGAATTTTGGACGAGCCGGTTTGGTTAATGGTGAACTCGTAGACGGCACGTGTAATAGGACGAGCCGGGCCGGTTCCGGGCCGGTCCAACAAACATGAGTTCGCAGACGGCTCGCGAATAACACGAGCTAGGCGAGTTTGACGGGCTGCCGAGCCGATCACACAAAttgtatatttttttaatatattactTTGATGCGTAGCCGCCAACACAGGCTATACAACACTACAAGtaaaacttatttattttataaagtaaATTTGTCTGTGAAATTCACTTTAACAGTCAGATTCACATGATtgttaataaaataatattcacaCACACTTTTAAGTACCATTTGAAGATGAAGTTCACTTTATTGTTCTTGACACAATGGGCTGAGAAAGAAATTCAACCATTACCTCTCAGACCTCGACACCATTGGCACAATCACCTGTTTCACGGTTAAACCCAGATGATTATGATGATAGCTGAACAACCATCAACTACAAGCAACTTATGAAAGATAAAACTAAAAGCAGGCCATAGAAATGGAGATTAAATTAATTGAGCAGGAGGGAAGATCGGGATAGCAGGCGCGTGGCCTACACTCAACGGTCGAGCCGAATAACCGCGGTCCGAGCCGTTCCGGTTTGAGTCCTTCAATTCGTTAATGATTTAGGCGGACCGGTCCGGTCCGGTTCCGGGCCGGTTCCGGTTTCAGAAATTTGTGTTCGTGTTCGGTTCGTCTGGATTCACAATTTGTGCCGAATTCTGAACCGGCACGTTACGAGCCGAGTTACACAAATTTTACGCGAGCCGAATTACGATCGGGCCGAGCCAAACCGTTCGTTTGGCCGGCTCTACCACTACAATCTGCATATGACGCATAATATTGTAAATATTTTTAGTGTGTTTTAAGAACTACTCTCTCCGTCCCGTTGATTAGCATACGTAGAAGTTGTGGCACGgaagttaaaaaaattataatttagtAGAAAAAAAATGGGTAAAGTGGTAGGACCGATTAATATTTAATGTATAAAATGAGTGTAGTAGACGAAAGTAGTCGATATAAgtgcgtgtaattattttttatattataaaaact
It contains:
- the LOC141720956 gene encoding uncharacterized protein LOC141720956 produces the protein MVDRYCVTFFVVLACILRAFDASAGDAEPAYASCVKQCKQTGCVKEVCLPQCNLSASNNPLDAKLHKPEPVYLRWKQWDCQSECRYHCMLNREKLRAEYDLPPVKYHGKWPFTRVYGIQEPASVVLSLMNLAMHFQGWLSFLILLYCKLPLRPLKNPYYDYAALWHIYGLLALNSWFWSAVFHSRDVDLTEKLDYSSAIALLGYSLILAILRSFNVRVEAARVMVAAPLLAFVTTHILYLNNYEMNYGWNMKVCVVMGVAQLLIWSVWAGITHHPSRWKLWFVVVGGGLAMLLEIYDFPPYEGYVDAHALWHATTIPLTYIWWSFIKDDAEFRTSKLLDKVK
- the LOC141719613 gene encoding secreted RxLR effector protein 161-like: MVARSLEPNKDPFRPREDDEDVLGPEIPYLGVIGALMYLANNTRSDIAFAVNLLARFSPAPMDRHWNGIKHIFRYLRGTTDFGLFFPKNSTSQLIGYADAGYLSDPHFGKSQTGYVFTYCGTAISWKSTKQTTMATSTNHSELIAIHEASRECLLFSPLTRQLTEQ